GAGCCAAACACGCGATTACCTATTATCAATCCAACACCTGGCCTGGTGATCAAATATGAAACTTGTGCTGGAAATCATAAGCATTTGATCATCAGTTGCAATTAAATGAATTCCGGGCAGCAATCTTTAAGGGAGTTTTGGCATTCGAAAGAGTGAATGTTTTACATAAACCAGCTCAAAGCAATTATAGAGAATTCTTTCTGTCGGTATTATGTTATCCAGAGGGAAAATGTGTACAGTCTCTTTGTGAAGAGGATTCACAACCTAAACTGAAACGGTATCGCTGTTTCAGGTAAAATTTTCAGTTAATTTTGACATTGCTGTATTAGGATTCAACCTATAAAGCTTCTAATTTTTTTCTGTGCTGATTAGTTAAACGAAAACTTCGCGTTACCGATCTTTAAACTCGTTTTCTAGTTGAAAGTTATTCAGTAGGTCAGGTTGGGTTGAAATTTCAAATCCCTTAGGATATGGTTTAAAAAGCCTGGTACAGTCTTGAGTGGGAATATTAGGGATAGAGTTCCTCCTTGCACCAGCACAAGAAATTATTTCCAGTCACTGCTATTTTATAATCACAGCCAAATCTCTTCCTCTTGCACTATTCGCTTCCAAACCGTACAATAATAATGCACTTAGCTTCCGTGACTAAGAATTATTCCCGTAAATGACTCAAAGGGACACTTTGGAAAGCAGAAAATCCAGTTACACAATACGTTCAGTAGAGATTCCATGAAAAAACTACTTTTACTATTCCAGCTTATTCTTTTAGCAAATACTGAAATGTTCAGTGAAGTTCGGGTCTCAGGCATAATAGATACTGATACCAAATGGCGCGCTGAAAATGGTCCCTATGTCATTGAAGGAGACATAATAGTCTCTCCACAAGCACGTCTTTCAATTTCACCTGGTACAGAAGTGATTATTTCAACAAAAAACAGATCCCCCTCACCAACCCCCTTTGATCGACTTGATTCATCACTTGTTTCAATCAGGGTCTTTGGTGCTTTTAGTTCTGAAGGGAGCAGAGAAGATCCAATAATCTTCACATCTTCTGAACCTGCTTTTGAAACCTATAACTGGCGCGGGATAATTCTTGAAGACGTAGCCCACCATTTTACCGAAATATCCTTTACAGAGATAAATGGTGCCACCACAGCTATTACCGTAAAGAACTCAAGACCACTTATCAGAAATAATATTATTGAAAACAATAATATTGCTATTCACTGTTTACAGGGTGGATCAGCGCGCATACAAAATAATGTTTTTTCGCGGAATTTCACAGCAGCAATAAAAGTAGAACTTTCTAACCCTGTAATTGTAAACAACATTATCGCATTTAATAGAAATGTTGGGATGTGGTGTGATAATATTTCAAAAATCACGTTCGAGCACAATTGTCTCTTTGCAAACAGAGATGTCGATTTCGTTAACTGTGACCCGGAGATGGGCCTACTCTCAAGAGTTAACCAAAACGGAGACAGTACAGATGCTTTTTACAACCTCTATTCAGACCCAATCTTCTCTGGCACAGCTTCTGAGCGAAGAGCGATTGAACTTGATACAGATCTTCCAACAGAGCGGGTAAATATTGTAGATACCACACTAGCCCAAGTGCTTTATGACCAACTCCCAGACTCTGTTCAAATTAAAAACAGACCGGAAAAATTTAGGAGTCGCTACTCTCTCTCAATATACTCACCCTGTCATAACGCGGGGAAACCACACGAATCATTTAACAATACGGATGGCACAACAAACACAATAGGAGTACAAGGGGGGCCTAATTAAAATCTTACCCCGCCACTTACAACTACATAAAAACATCTTACGTTATAAACTACAGCCAGCTTCAATAACACACAAGCTACTAAACTGCAGTGTATGTGGAAGCTTTAGCCTGTGTACCAGAAAATAATTCTTTGTTATGCATTTTGTATACTTTAAAGCCCCCGGAGAGGTTAAATGCATTAAATCCATTTTGTAGTAATATTCTAACAGCCACGTGTCCCCGTAAACCCACTTCACAAAAAACAATAATATTTTTTCCTTGATCCAATTCTTCAATCCGTTCTCTTAACTGATCAAGTTCGATGTTTTTTGCTCCCATTATTGTTCCGCGCCGAACCTCTCTCTGCGTTCGCACGTCTAAAAGCTCATACCCCTTTTCGATCAGTTCCGGTATCTGCTCAGCATAACACACAGGCATAATTCCGGTGATTATATTCTGAGCAATAAATCCAGCTGTATTAACAGGATCCCTTGCGCTACCATAAGGAGGTGCATATGCCAGTTCAAGGTCACATAGATCGTTTACAGTTAGTTTATGCCTTACCGCCATAGCTAACAGATCAATTCTCTTATCAACTCCTTCTGCACCTGCAATCTGTGCCCCCAAAATGGTGCCATTTTGAGGAGAAAAAAGTATCTTTATACTCATACCTTGCGCACCCGGATAATATGAAGCATGGTTTGGAGAGTAGGAGTATGACTTTAGATACTCTATCCCAAGCATTGCAGCTTTTTTTTCATTGATACCTGTGACGGCTATAGTTAATCCAAAAATCTTACATATTGCCGTACCCTGAGTATGGTGGTAAACGGATTCAATTCCGGCAATTCTATCGGCAACGATTCTTCCCTGACGATTTGCTGGTCCGGCAAGTGGAATATGAGTTTTGGTTTTCGAAATTAGATCCGTACTCTCTATTGCATCTCCCACTGCAAAAACATCGGGAACACTGGTTTTTAGTTGTTCATCTACCTTTATAGCTCCACGTTGAGAAAGTTGTACTGAAGAGCCTTTTAAGA
This is a stretch of genomic DNA from Chitinispirillales bacterium ANBcel5. It encodes these proteins:
- a CDS encoding right-handed parallel beta-helix repeat-containing protein translates to MKKLLLLFQLILLANTEMFSEVRVSGIIDTDTKWRAENGPYVIEGDIIVSPQARLSISPGTEVIISTKNRSPSPTPFDRLDSSLVSIRVFGAFSSEGSREDPIIFTSSEPAFETYNWRGIILEDVAHHFTEISFTEINGATTAITVKNSRPLIRNNIIENNNIAIHCLQGGSARIQNNVFSRNFTAAIKVELSNPVIVNNIIAFNRNVGMWCDNISKITFEHNCLFANRDVDFVNCDPEMGLLSRVNQNGDSTDAFYNLYSDPIFSGTASERRAIELDTDLPTERVNIVDTTLAQVLYDQLPDSVQIKNRPEKFRSRYSLSIYSPCHNAGKPHESFNNTDGTTNTIGVQGGPN
- a CDS encoding FAD-dependent oxidoreductase, giving the protein MGKENKKIVVIGGVAGGASFAARMRRVDEYAQIVMFEKGQYISFANCGMPYHIGQVIEHRKELVLQTPQSFSNRFAVEVRVDSEVIAVDTEKKRVRVKHGNREYYESYDYLVLSPGASPILPDLAGMDSKRVFTLRTLHDMDRIKNYIDSSELRDSIVVGGGFIGLEMAENLSKRGIKVSLIEASGQLFAPADSDIATSVTEHLEQHGIDVHLHSAVQSFFPCDSGKYGVKLKNNTELQADMVILAIGVKPDTDFLKGSSVQLSQRGAIKVDEQLKTSVPDVFAVGDAIESTDLISKTKTHIPLAGPANRQGRIVADRIAGIESVYHHTQGTAICKIFGLTIAVTGINEKKAAMLGIEYLKSYSYSPNHASYYPGAQGMSIKILFSPQNGTILGAQIAGAEGVDKRIDLLAMAVRHKLTVNDLCDLELAYAPPYGSARDPVNTAGFIAQNIITGIMPVCYAEQIPELIEKGYELLDVRTQREVRRGTIMGAKNIELDQLRERIEELDQGKNIIVFCEVGLRGHVAVRILLQNGFNAFNLSGGFKVYKMHNKELFSGTQAKASTYTAV